From one Stigmatella aurantiaca genomic stretch:
- a CDS encoding serine/threonine-protein kinase, giving the protein MDTLSPEALPDGTRLGPWQVEGRAGYGTYGAVYRVRRTRRILPQLVALKLARYPNDLRFEREAELLTRIRHPSVPRLLGQGTWKASPHGDMHPYVVMQWVEGLRLYDWAEERPFTSRQALRLLAQVARALEATHARQGLHRDVKGDNILVSPEGKAFLMDFGCGTWAGAPPLTEGLLAPGTKPYRSPEALRFQWEHRREAHTPYRATPEDDVYALGVTAYRLCTGIYPPPATDPSLVGDDARETLEVMRPPGQLKPLAPSLESIILRMLSENSQDRGSAGELAAALETAAATAGPEADKPLRPSGSRVAAEGIKRQTSEPRNGCLPIVLPPLAAWLIILLAGNLNMAEHIAPPSSLEDRKAVSVADAAVEDSPVSSVAHEPEPSGLTLEMPKEPLPRQSRPPCPTNQVNIRGGCWFEVPQAPPPCGETYYEWKSSCYFPVIVPPRPRTSDQP; this is encoded by the coding sequence CTGGATACGCTGTCCCCCGAGGCGCTCCCGGACGGGACCCGGCTGGGCCCTTGGCAGGTGGAAGGCCGCGCGGGGTACGGCACCTATGGCGCAGTTTACCGGGTGCGCCGAACGCGGCGGATCCTTCCTCAGCTCGTAGCCCTCAAGCTGGCGCGTTACCCGAATGACCTGCGGTTCGAGCGTGAGGCGGAGCTACTCACCCGCATCCGGCACCCCAGCGTCCCGCGCCTGCTGGGACAGGGCACCTGGAAGGCGAGCCCCCACGGGGACATGCATCCCTATGTGGTGATGCAGTGGGTGGAGGGCCTCCGGCTGTATGACTGGGCGGAGGAGCGGCCGTTCACGTCCCGCCAGGCGCTGCGGCTGCTGGCCCAGGTGGCACGGGCGCTGGAGGCCACCCACGCCCGCCAAGGACTCCACCGGGACGTCAAAGGCGATAACATCCTGGTAAGCCCTGAGGGGAAGGCCTTCCTCATGGACTTCGGGTGCGGCACCTGGGCCGGGGCACCGCCACTCACCGAGGGACTGCTGGCCCCTGGCACAAAGCCTTACCGCAGCCCCGAGGCCCTGCGCTTCCAGTGGGAGCACCGCCGCGAAGCTCACACCCCCTACCGCGCCACGCCCGAGGATGACGTGTACGCGCTGGGGGTGACAGCCTACCGCCTGTGCACGGGAATTTACCCTCCCCCGGCGACGGACCCATCGCTGGTGGGCGATGATGCAAGGGAGACCCTGGAGGTGATGAGACCTCCAGGCCAGCTCAAGCCGCTGGCGCCCTCACTGGAGTCGATCATCCTCCGCATGCTCTCCGAGAACTCCCAGGACCGAGGCAGCGCCGGTGAACTGGCCGCAGCCCTGGAGACAGCAGCGGCGACCGCCGGGCCAGAGGCCGATAAGCCGCTGCGTCCGAGTGGTTCGCGTGTGGCCGCAGAGGGCATCAAGCGACAAACCTCCGAGCCCCGAAATGGATGCCTTCCCATAGTGCTACCGCCCTTAGCGGCTTGGCTCATCATCCTACTCGCGGGGAACTTGAATATGGCGGAACACATCGCGCCTCCCTCTAGCCTGGAAGACCGAAAGGCAGTGAGCGTGGCGGATGCGGCCGTAGAGGATTCACCGGTCTCTAGCGTTGCGCACGAACCTGAGCCAAGCGGATTGACCCTTGAGATGCCCAAGGAGCCTTTACCACGCCAAAGCCGCCCTCCCTGTCCTACCAATCAAGTCAATATCCGCGGAGGCTGTTGGTTTGAGGTTCCTCAAGCTCCCCCACCTTGCGGAGAAACCTATTACGAATGGAAAAGCTCCTGCTATTTCCCAGTGATTGTGCCACCAAGGCCCCGCACTTCCGACCAGCCTTAG
- a CDS encoding glutathione S-transferase family protein produces MIKLHQFQPSGNCYKVRLLLHQLSIPFEVREVDLLAGEARTPEFKAINPIAKTPTVELEPGVFLAESNAILWYFAEGTPFIPSDRLERARMLQWMFFEQYSHEPYVAVARAWVSLFGVPPGKEKELEERIQKGYVALDVMEGELRKRPFFAGAHYSLADIALYAYTHVAEEGRFDLSRYPAIRSWFERVQAQPRHLRITDTVTGLG; encoded by the coding sequence ATGATCAAGCTCCATCAGTTCCAGCCCTCTGGGAATTGCTACAAGGTCCGCCTGCTGCTGCATCAGCTCTCGATTCCCTTCGAGGTTCGGGAGGTCGACCTCCTGGCGGGCGAGGCGCGCACGCCGGAGTTCAAGGCCATCAACCCCATTGCCAAGACCCCCACCGTGGAGCTGGAGCCCGGTGTCTTCCTCGCCGAGTCCAATGCCATCCTCTGGTACTTCGCCGAGGGCACGCCCTTCATTCCCTCGGACCGGCTGGAGCGGGCGCGGATGCTCCAGTGGATGTTCTTCGAGCAGTACAGCCACGAGCCCTACGTCGCGGTGGCGCGGGCATGGGTCAGCCTCTTTGGTGTTCCTCCCGGAAAAGAGAAGGAGCTGGAGGAGCGCATCCAGAAGGGCTACGTCGCGCTCGACGTCATGGAAGGTGAGCTGCGCAAGCGGCCTTTCTTCGCGGGCGCGCACTACAGCCTCGCCGACATCGCGCTCTATGCGTACACGCACGTGGCCGAGGAGGGCCGCTTCGACCTGAGCCGCTACCCCGCCATCCGCTCCTGGTTCGAGCGGGTGCAGGCCCAGCCCCGCCACCTGCGCATCACCGACACCGTCACCGGGCTCGGATGA
- a CDS encoding imm11 family protein, which translates to MASRFFMLCDAVDIPGRWLLDDPVDSQNHQLDDWSFKSGHPVSIEGPLRIPIEQAGRPLDFSETNLGIPIVHFNVASLFQELAPHDVQFIPSRIDGHPEQYLILVATRLISCVDEKASRRRLWTHEDGVPHKVGQYKSVRNMRVDPARVGDAKVFRPAGWEGILIVSEELKNVLEDMNAVGMRFEEV; encoded by the coding sequence ATGGCTTCACGATTCTTCATGCTTTGTGACGCGGTAGACATCCCGGGGCGTTGGCTCTTGGATGATCCTGTCGATAGCCAAAATCACCAGTTGGATGACTGGTCTTTCAAGAGTGGGCATCCTGTGAGCATCGAGGGACCCTTGAGAATTCCTATCGAGCAAGCGGGCAGGCCATTGGATTTCTCCGAGACAAACCTGGGGATACCCATTGTTCATTTCAACGTGGCATCGCTTTTTCAAGAGCTGGCGCCCCATGATGTGCAGTTCATTCCCTCGCGGATTGACGGCCATCCTGAGCAGTACCTCATTCTTGTGGCTACACGGCTCATTTCATGTGTCGATGAGAAAGCCTCACGGAGAAGACTGTGGACTCATGAGGATGGTGTGCCTCACAAGGTTGGGCAGTACAAATCTGTGCGCAATATGCGAGTCGATCCTGCGAGAGTCGGTGACGCCAAGGTATTTCGCCCGGCAGGTTGGGAGGGAATCCTCATCGTGTCAGAGGAACTCAAGAACGTCTTGGAGGACATGAATGCCGTAGGTATGAGGTTCGAGGAAGTCTAG
- a CDS encoding sensor histidine kinase, whose translation MREEAPEAIHPKSHVLPGMSAALVFLLGGTVLLGWLVGWNGLNRLFPGLPAMVPATAASLLLAAGILESFRRAPGGRTPRRFATVLLLGVNALELASHTQLVPWPEAGLWSLQSSPQTAVTLLLLGGGLLCANAQGRANAWGPGFVLGAFIPCLIALAGYVFQEPRLYGTQGPLGMAPHTLGALLLLAVGALALQPHRAPVRLLTSPAAGGVMARRMMPALLLPLVSGALFGWAAQAGLIDFRLAPPLFIVTMVVALAAIIWRNALTLNRLHEEQVRAEQQARADAERQRLLASDNERLYEAAQQAAAGREEVLAIVSHDLKNPLSTIRLSTTMMTARMAQHPELKRLDRQVGAINRAVAQMLTLIHQLLDAARLDGGQALAIERHPEPVDALVEEALALIESQALRKSLRLEKRLATGLTVPCDRDRIQQVLTNLLGNAVKFTPEGGTLTLETRPQGDTVLVTVRDTGPGIPREAQPHLFERHWQAEKTARQGSGLGLYIARGIIQAHGGRLWVESAPGQGSAFTFCLPTRLPQEDSGEA comes from the coding sequence GTGCGCGAGGAAGCCCCCGAGGCCATCCACCCCAAGAGCCACGTCCTGCCGGGCATGAGCGCGGCCCTGGTCTTCCTCTTGGGGGGCACGGTGCTTCTGGGGTGGCTGGTGGGCTGGAACGGGCTCAACCGCTTGTTCCCTGGCTTGCCCGCGATGGTGCCCGCGACGGCCGCCAGCCTCTTGCTGGCGGCGGGAATCCTGGAGAGCTTCCGGCGTGCTCCCGGAGGGCGCACGCCCCGCCGGTTCGCCACCGTCCTGCTCCTGGGGGTGAACGCCCTGGAGCTGGCCAGCCATACCCAGCTCGTGCCCTGGCCGGAGGCGGGGCTCTGGAGCCTTCAGAGCTCTCCTCAGACCGCCGTCACCCTCCTGCTGCTGGGTGGCGGGCTCTTGTGCGCGAATGCCCAGGGCCGCGCCAACGCCTGGGGCCCCGGCTTCGTGCTGGGTGCCTTCATTCCGTGTCTCATCGCCCTGGCGGGCTACGTCTTCCAGGAGCCGCGCCTCTATGGCACCCAGGGCCCGCTGGGCATGGCCCCGCACACCCTGGGGGCCCTGCTCCTGCTGGCCGTGGGGGCGCTGGCCCTTCAGCCGCACCGGGCCCCCGTGCGCCTCCTCACCTCCCCGGCGGCCGGCGGCGTGATGGCGCGCCGGATGATGCCCGCCCTGCTGCTTCCGCTGGTGAGCGGCGCCCTGTTCGGGTGGGCGGCCCAGGCGGGGCTCATCGACTTCCGCCTGGCCCCGCCCCTGTTCATCGTGACGATGGTGGTGGCGCTCGCCGCCATCATCTGGCGCAACGCCCTGACCCTCAACCGCCTCCACGAGGAGCAGGTCCGCGCCGAGCAGCAGGCCCGGGCGGATGCCGAGCGGCAGCGGCTCCTGGCCTCGGACAACGAGCGCCTCTACGAGGCGGCCCAGCAGGCCGCGGCCGGGCGCGAGGAGGTGCTGGCCATCGTCTCGCACGATCTCAAGAACCCCCTGTCCACCATCCGTTTGAGCACCACCATGATGACCGCCCGGATGGCCCAGCACCCGGAGCTGAAGCGGCTGGACCGGCAGGTGGGGGCCATCAACCGGGCGGTGGCGCAGATGCTCACCCTCATCCACCAACTGCTGGACGCGGCCCGGCTCGATGGGGGCCAGGCGCTCGCCATCGAGCGGCACCCGGAGCCGGTGGATGCCCTCGTGGAGGAGGCGCTCGCCCTCATCGAGTCCCAGGCCCTGCGCAAGTCGCTCCGGCTGGAGAAGCGGCTCGCCACGGGGCTCACCGTGCCGTGCGACCGGGACCGCATCCAGCAGGTGCTGACCAACCTCCTGGGCAACGCGGTGAAGTTCACCCCCGAGGGGGGCACGCTCACCCTCGAGACCCGGCCCCAGGGGGACACCGTCCTCGTCACGGTGCGGGACACCGGCCCCGGCATCCCCCGGGAGGCCCAGCCTCACCTCTTCGAGCGGCACTGGCAGGCCGAGAAGACCGCCCGCCAGGGCAGCGGCTTGGGGCTCTACATCGCCCGGGGCATCATCCAGGCCCACGGCGGACGCCTCTGGGTGGAGAGTGCGCCCGGCCAGGGCAGCGCCTTCACCTTCTGCCTGCCTACACGGCTGCCGCAAGAGGACTCAGGCGAAGCTTGA
- a CDS encoding pectin acetylesterase-family hydrolase → MRSQREARSWRWGLAVVAALAVGCGDEKKEEPIDTAPSTWGWTAVPESTCDEGTPTGLGSNLAADSKNLVIYFSGGGACWDATTCLETNSSLHGPFTEFVFNIVKGASFKGSILDKTLARNPYQDWNLFFIPYCTGDLHIGDADQVYTSGAVTKTIRHRGLKNTQAFLARIAATVPEPEQVLVTGSSAGGFGAALNYTLIRQAFPRAKVFLVDDAGPLLKNDALSPALRAAWAQAWDTDATLEAIDPAVKEDFSALYPVLARKFPEDRMALLSSLRDETIRDYFQLTPEVFEAALRDLATTVIAPLPRTRTFLTPGAGHTLLTQPAAQRSQDVGLLDWLQQMHTASDAEWKSVQP, encoded by the coding sequence ATGCGCAGCCAACGTGAGGCAAGGAGCTGGAGGTGGGGACTCGCCGTGGTGGCGGCGCTGGCCGTGGGCTGTGGGGACGAGAAGAAGGAGGAGCCCATCGACACGGCGCCCAGCACCTGGGGCTGGACGGCGGTGCCTGAGTCTACCTGTGACGAGGGAACCCCCACGGGGCTGGGCAGCAACCTCGCCGCGGACAGCAAGAACCTGGTCATCTACTTCAGCGGGGGCGGCGCGTGCTGGGATGCCACCACGTGCCTGGAGACGAACAGCTCCCTGCATGGGCCCTTCACCGAGTTTGTCTTCAACATCGTGAAGGGCGCCTCCTTCAAGGGCTCCATCCTGGACAAGACGCTTGCCCGCAACCCGTACCAGGACTGGAACCTGTTCTTCATTCCGTACTGCACGGGAGACCTGCACATCGGGGACGCGGACCAGGTGTACACGTCAGGCGCCGTGACGAAGACGATTCGCCACCGGGGCCTGAAGAACACCCAGGCGTTCCTCGCGCGCATCGCCGCCACGGTGCCCGAGCCCGAGCAGGTGCTGGTGACGGGCTCGAGCGCGGGAGGCTTCGGCGCGGCGCTCAACTACACGCTCATCCGCCAGGCCTTCCCCCGCGCCAAGGTCTTCCTGGTGGATGACGCCGGTCCGCTGCTCAAGAACGACGCCCTGTCCCCGGCGCTCCGGGCCGCCTGGGCCCAGGCTTGGGACACTGATGCGACGCTCGAAGCCATCGACCCCGCGGTGAAGGAGGACTTCTCGGCGCTCTACCCGGTGCTCGCACGCAAGTTCCCCGAGGACCGCATGGCGCTCCTGTCCTCGCTGCGGGACGAGACCATCCGTGACTACTTCCAGCTGACGCCGGAGGTCTTCGAGGCCGCGCTGAGAGACCTCGCCACCACGGTGATTGCCCCGCTGCCGCGCACCCGCACCTTCCTCACCCCGGGGGCGGGCCACACCCTGCTGACCCAGCCCGCGGCGCAGCGCTCCCAGGATGTGGGCCTGCTGGACTGGCTCCAGCAGATGCACACCGCGAGCGATGCGGAGTGGAAGTCCGTGCAGCCCTGA
- a CDS encoding NAD(P)H-dependent flavin oxidoreductase translates to MKTWPDTRIQELFGIPLPILQAPMAGVVTPQMVVAVSEAGGLGALPCAMLSLAQAREALDVIRQGTSRPINLNFFCHAPPPADAVRALAWRARLAPYYVELGLDPEAPVPASNRRPFDSDFCGLVEAYRPQVVSFHFGLPEQALLGRVKAAGAKVIASATTVAEARWLEARGCDAIIAMGWEAGGHRGSFLTDDMATQVGTFALVPQVVDAVKVPVIAAGGVADARGIVAAFALGAAAVQLGTAYLFCPEAKVAPAHRQALKTAPDDGTAVTNVFTGRPARGIVNRLMRELGPLSPHAPDFPLAGGPLTPLRNQTEPQGSPDFMPLWSGQAARLARELPAGELTRVLAEEALAKLSRG, encoded by the coding sequence ATGAAGACGTGGCCCGACACACGCATCCAGGAACTCTTCGGCATCCCGCTGCCCATCCTCCAGGCGCCCATGGCGGGCGTGGTGACGCCGCAGATGGTGGTAGCCGTCAGCGAGGCCGGGGGCCTGGGCGCGCTGCCGTGCGCCATGCTGAGCCTGGCCCAGGCCCGCGAGGCGCTGGACGTCATCCGCCAGGGCACCTCCCGGCCCATCAACCTCAACTTCTTCTGCCACGCCCCGCCGCCCGCCGATGCCGTGCGCGCGCTGGCCTGGCGGGCGCGGCTGGCGCCTTATTACGTCGAGCTGGGCCTGGACCCCGAGGCCCCCGTGCCCGCGTCCAACCGCAGGCCGTTCGACAGCGACTTCTGCGGGCTCGTCGAGGCGTACCGGCCCCAGGTGGTCAGCTTCCACTTCGGCCTTCCCGAGCAGGCGCTGCTCGGCCGGGTGAAGGCGGCGGGCGCCAAGGTCATCGCCTCGGCGACGACGGTGGCCGAGGCCCGGTGGCTGGAGGCGCGCGGGTGTGACGCGATCATCGCCATGGGGTGGGAGGCGGGAGGCCATCGCGGGAGCTTCCTCACGGACGACATGGCCACCCAGGTGGGGACCTTCGCCCTGGTGCCCCAGGTGGTGGATGCGGTGAAGGTCCCGGTCATCGCCGCCGGCGGCGTCGCGGATGCCCGCGGCATCGTCGCGGCGTTCGCGCTCGGCGCCGCCGCGGTGCAGCTCGGCACCGCCTACCTCTTCTGCCCCGAGGCCAAGGTGGCGCCCGCCCACCGCCAGGCGCTGAAGACGGCGCCGGACGATGGCACCGCCGTCACCAACGTCTTCACGGGCCGGCCCGCGCGCGGCATCGTCAACCGGCTGATGCGCGAGCTGGGCCCGCTGTCTCCCCATGCCCCGGACTTTCCGCTCGCGGGCGGACCGCTCACCCCGCTGCGCAACCAGACCGAGCCCCAGGGCTCGCCCGACTTCATGCCCCTGTGGTCGGGGCAGGCGGCGCGGCTGGCGCGGGAGCTGCCCGCGGGGGAGCTGACGCGGGTGCTCGCGGAGGAGGCCCTGGCGAAGCTGTCCCGGGGCTGA
- the serA gene encoding phosphoglycerate dehydrogenase codes for MSTARFPNPSAPISLQEPIQVLLLENIHASAEKLLAAEGFVVERLAGALKPQELAERLRGVHLLGIRSKTTVPEEALAHAGGLLAIGAFCIGTNQIDLPASNRHGIPCFNAPFSNTRSVAEMVIAEIIVLTRQLFDRSREVHTGQWRKVATGSHEVRGKTLGIIGYGHIGSQLGVLAESLGMRVIYYDTMTKLPLGNSRSAASLGELLAESDFVTLHVPATASTHMMMGTAEFAQMKKGACLINASRGTVVDIGALAQALRSKHLGGAAVDVYPEEPETNSDGFLTELQNLPNVVLTPHIGGSTEEAQESIGREVATSLIKFVRSGATTGAVNFPQVEAPLIPGTHRILNVHRNIPGVLRDINRIVSDLNANIHAQVLSTDANIGYLVMDLDQDVSAPVCDAIAGLNSDIKTRIVS; via the coding sequence ATGAGCACTGCCCGCTTCCCCAACCCCTCCGCGCCCATCAGCCTCCAGGAGCCCATCCAGGTCCTGCTGCTGGAGAACATCCACGCCTCGGCCGAGAAGCTGCTGGCGGCCGAGGGGTTCGTGGTGGAGCGCCTGGCCGGCGCGCTCAAGCCCCAGGAGCTGGCCGAGCGGCTGCGGGGCGTTCACCTGCTGGGCATCCGCAGCAAGACGACCGTGCCCGAGGAGGCGCTCGCCCACGCCGGGGGCCTGCTGGCCATCGGGGCCTTCTGCATCGGCACCAACCAGATCGACCTGCCGGCCAGCAACCGGCACGGCATTCCGTGCTTCAACGCCCCCTTCAGCAACACGCGCAGCGTGGCGGAGATGGTCATCGCGGAGATCATCGTCCTCACCCGCCAGCTCTTCGACCGCAGCCGTGAGGTGCACACCGGGCAGTGGCGCAAGGTGGCCACCGGCAGCCACGAGGTGCGCGGCAAGACGCTGGGCATCATCGGCTATGGCCACATCGGCTCGCAGCTCGGCGTGCTGGCCGAGTCGCTGGGCATGCGCGTCATCTATTACGACACCATGACGAAGCTGCCGCTGGGCAACTCGCGCTCCGCGGCCTCGCTCGGAGAGCTGCTCGCCGAGTCGGACTTCGTCACCCTGCACGTGCCCGCCACGGCCTCCACCCACATGATGATGGGCACCGCGGAGTTCGCGCAGATGAAGAAGGGCGCCTGCCTCATCAACGCGAGCCGGGGCACGGTGGTGGACATCGGCGCGCTGGCGCAGGCGCTGCGCTCCAAGCACCTGGGCGGCGCCGCGGTGGACGTGTACCCCGAGGAGCCGGAGACCAACAGCGACGGCTTCCTCACCGAGCTGCAGAACCTGCCCAACGTGGTGCTCACCCCGCACATCGGCGGCTCCACGGAGGAGGCCCAGGAGTCCATCGGCCGCGAGGTGGCCACCTCCCTCATCAAGTTCGTGCGCTCCGGGGCCACCACCGGCGCGGTGAACTTCCCGCAGGTGGAGGCGCCCCTCATCCCCGGCACGCACCGCATCCTCAACGTGCACCGCAACATCCCCGGCGTGCTGCGCGACATCAACCGCATCGTCTCGGACCTGAACGCCAACATCCACGCGCAGGTGCTGAGCACGGACGCCAACATCGGCTACCTGGTGATGGACCTGGACCAGGACGTGTCCGCCCCGGTCTGCGACGCCATCGCCGGCCTCAACTCGGACATCAAGACGCGCATCGTGTCCTGA
- a CDS encoding acyl-CoA dehydrogenase family protein: MSARGAPAGAGHEEVCARAEALSERWRARAGETERARSLSRETLAELFDAGLLQILVPTRYGGLGLGWPTMVAASRIAARACASTAWVMSVVGGHAGIACRFSRACQEEMFAEGPRQLFSTASVTATGTIRKEDGGFRVSGTWRFSSGIDHATWLIVTGPCENHPAPPEPNRFLLAVRPSQVRVEDTWHVTGMRGTGSKDVVFDHLFVPDGWGVALPECFGARPEGAEVHPGAYLFEVPFIPYATSSIIGPILGCAEGAYQEYVTALRQRSGAGASVPPGTVQERLAESAAELTCARLLYDSLLHTLHEAGEARRGLSPGEWLTLKRDRAYLARLCVNAVQRLVLHLGASSGFESNPLQRHWRDLQSMTSHIDVNWDQAMLAYASHELGLSR; this comes from the coding sequence ATGTCAGCGCGGGGCGCCCCGGCGGGGGCCGGGCATGAGGAGGTGTGCGCTCGCGCCGAGGCGCTGAGCGAAAGGTGGCGGGCCCGTGCCGGTGAGACGGAGCGGGCGCGCAGCCTTTCCCGGGAGACCCTCGCGGAGCTCTTCGACGCCGGCCTCCTGCAGATCCTCGTGCCAACACGTTACGGCGGGCTGGGACTCGGCTGGCCAACGATGGTCGCGGCCTCCCGCATCGCCGCGCGGGCTTGTGCTTCCACGGCCTGGGTGATGAGCGTCGTGGGGGGGCATGCGGGCATCGCGTGCCGGTTCTCGCGGGCCTGCCAGGAGGAGATGTTCGCCGAGGGGCCCCGGCAGCTCTTCTCCACCGCGTCGGTGACGGCGACGGGAACCATCCGGAAGGAGGACGGCGGCTTCCGGGTCAGCGGAACCTGGCGCTTCAGCTCGGGGATTGATCACGCCACCTGGCTCATCGTCACCGGGCCGTGTGAGAACCACCCGGCACCGCCGGAGCCCAACCGCTTCCTGCTGGCGGTGCGGCCCTCCCAGGTCCGGGTCGAAGACACGTGGCATGTCACCGGTATGCGGGGAACGGGCTCGAAGGACGTCGTGTTCGACCACCTGTTCGTCCCGGACGGCTGGGGAGTGGCCTTGCCGGAGTGCTTCGGCGCGAGGCCCGAGGGGGCCGAGGTCCATCCGGGCGCCTACCTCTTCGAGGTGCCCTTCATCCCCTATGCGACCAGCTCGATCATCGGGCCCATCCTGGGCTGCGCGGAGGGGGCCTACCAGGAATACGTGACGGCCCTGCGTCAGAGGAGCGGCGCGGGGGCCAGCGTCCCCCCAGGCACGGTGCAGGAGCGGCTCGCGGAGAGCGCGGCCGAGCTCACGTGCGCGCGGCTCCTCTACGACTCGCTGCTTCACACCTTGCACGAAGCAGGGGAGGCCCGGCGGGGGCTGTCCCCGGGGGAGTGGCTCACGCTCAAGCGCGATCGCGCTTACCTGGCGCGGCTGTGCGTCAACGCGGTCCAGCGCCTGGTGCTGCACCTGGGCGCGTCATCGGGGTTCGAGAGCAACCCCCTCCAGCGGCACTGGAGGGATCTCCAGAGCATGACGTCTCACATTGACGTCAACTGGGATCAGGCCATGCTCGCGTACGCCAGCCATGAGCTGGGCCTTTCCCGGTGA